The Enterobacter oligotrophicus sequence CCAATATATAAATTCTCCAGCACCGTTAATTCATCAATGACGCTGAGTTCCTGATAAATAATTCCGATGCCCAGCTGGGCGGCTAGTTTATGATCGAGTTTGTCGTAATGGGTTTCATTAATCGTAATAGTGCCTTTGGTCGGTTCATGTATTCCCGACAATACTTTCATTAAGGTTGATTTACCGGCACCGTTTTCCCCTAATAATGCGTGGATCTCGTGAGGAAATATCGTTAAATCAACCGATTTTAATGCGTGAACCGGACCAAAGGATTTGCCGATCCCCGCCATCGAAATATATGGCGTGACCATGTTTACTCCTTATTTTTTCACCCTCTCCCTGTGGGAGAGGATGGGGTAAGGGCATCAATCTGCACAAAGTCTGCGTTATTTCGTTACGAGAATTGAATCCACCAGCTTGAATTCAGGTGCTTTTTCCAGTGGGATCACCTTTCCGGTTTTCGCCGCATCTACCATCAGTTTCAACCCTGTCGCACCGATATCCGCTGGGTTTTGTGCGACGGTAGCGGTCATTTGCCCGGCATCGACCATCTTGCGGGCTTCCGGGATACCGTCTGTGCCAACCACCAGAATATTGCCCGTTTTACCAGCGTTTGCTACAGCCTGCGCTACGCCCATTGCCATAGTGTCGTTTGCGCAGTAGAACGCTTTGAGATTCGGGTTACGTTGCAGAACGTTGGTTGCCACATCCAGGGCTTTAATGCGATCCCAGTCTGCAGGCTGGCTGGCAACAAGTTTGATTTGGCTTGCTTTTTTGAAGGCATCGGTTGCGCCATTGCGCCGTGCTTCGCCCGATGCGTTACCCGCTTTCCCTTCGATAATCGCCACTTCACCGCCCTGTGCGCCGAGCTTATCAATAATAAACGCGGCACCTTTTGCCCCGACGGCCACGTTATCCGTGGTGACGAAACCTTCCACGTTACCGCCCGCTTTTTTCAGGTTATCCATGTCGATTTTCTCATCGAGATTCACCAGATAAATCCCCTTTTGCCAGGCGCGCGCCACGGGCATCACCAGATTTACCGAGGAGAGAGGGGCGAAAGCAATACCTTTATAATTCTTGTTACTCAAGTCTTCGAAAAGCTGTAATTGAGACTGAAAATCCCCTTCCGATGGTGAGG is a genomic window containing:
- the alsB gene encoding D-allose transporter substrate-binding protein translates to MNKYLKYFSGTVMGLMLSTSVFAAAEYAVVLKTLSNPFWVDMKKGIEDEAKTLGVSVDIFASPSEGDFQSQLQLFEDLSNKNYKGIAFAPLSSVNLVMPVARAWQKGIYLVNLDEKIDMDNLKKAGGNVEGFVTTDNVAVGAKGAAFIIDKLGAQGGEVAIIEGKAGNASGEARRNGATDAFKKASQIKLVASQPADWDRIKALDVATNVLQRNPNLKAFYCANDTMAMGVAQAVANAGKTGNILVVGTDGIPEARKMVDAGQMTATVAQNPADIGATGLKLMVDAAKTGKVIPLEKAPEFKLVDSILVTK